tttcgATTTTTATATTATTGTGTATGGTATTAAGTTGATTTCAATTTTAATTGATCTGGaatatattatttgtaatttgtattttatttataattgtaacTCTTATTATATTAGTAAAGTCCTAAAAAAATGTATGTTGTTATacattttcaaatatataatcatatagaatttaaactaatttacatatataataaatacatttctatatcacaatttatataataatctaaataaaaaataaatttatattttaaaaaatatgatattttattatgatttatatgaaataaaataatgataattagacttggaaaaaataattatgataaaagaaatttaaaatatttattaattttttctgaaaggtaaaatatttaataattaatcacGTCtgattgaattatttattttatttacagcCCAAGCCAAAGCGAGTCAAAGAAATCTTTGCTCCTCAACCGAGTTGTGAAATATCTATCCTTACTACCAGAGATCATATTTTAACCCCAAACTCCAAAAGAGAGCGTGAACTTCACGCCACACCATTTATTTGTGATTTGCCCACCAAACCCACTATAATTAGTACGTGTAATTCACGGTCCAATCTCCCACATGAAAAGGGACACCCCGCAACCTCCCCCCAGTTTTACAAAAACAAAAGCATGAGAGAAAAATAAggtaaaaaacaaaaaacatatgCTCGAATAGAGACGATCTTTAACGTATGTTTAGTTAAAAGATTGGCCATGATTTTTGAAAAGAACAAATAACATGTGGCCATTAAAAGGCAAACCACTTCGTTAATTACTCACATGTCAAGGAAGGAACTCGGTcactttttcaagttttttaccTCCTTGGGATTTGcttcttttaaatttaataatctgtttttgtttttcttgaaaattctTTGGCCTTTTTCATGTACTGAATACCCAATGAAGACATGACATATCATATATGCCAGGTGACGTGGAGGATCTTTATTGTTGTCTGGTAATGGAGAAAATGGGTTATATGAGGAAAGGAAGATAGAGAGAAGTGTGGGGTAAGGGTAAGGGGCAAAAGGGTGAATTATTTAGTTAAGGAGTTTGGACCCGCAATTTACAAAATTGCCTTCTTTCTTTTTAGTCTATACGTCTTTTAATCGATTTCCATGGCAGTGATTAAAGCTTTTTGCTTTGGGTGATAAGAGAGAGAAAAGATCCTTATCCTGTGGAATTCCAAGGCAACCCTTCTTCTCTAGCAGAAGAATCTATCTTCCTTCTTCCCCATTGTTTTTTTCTGCTTTCTATTTGATATATACtgcttttatttgtttgtttttattactttttattgGAAATAttcccttttttcctttttttatgaacttttaCGAATAGGCTTTGTTCCTTTGTTGTAAAAAGAAAAGGAATGTCGAATGTTATATTGTGGGGGTGGTGGCATTGGGTATGAGTTTGAGCTAAAAGTCagggtttattattattattattattattatagtaagAGGATAGATATTGGTGAAAATTTGTGTGTTACTGATTTTTGGAGCAAATTCATTTTGGGGTGTTTTGGTTCTGGATATTAGCAAAAACTCCTGTTTCTAAAGCAGTTTCCATGAGTTTTCAGTGAAAAGATCTTTGGATGGGTAGAGTTCTCAAGTCTTCTTGAATTAATCCAAAGCCAAAGCCAAAAGATTTATGATCCTGTCTGATTGTGTTTCCTTGAGAAAATTTTAGTTGCCATCGAGTGATCAAAGCTTTGTTCTTTATTGAGCTCGGATTGAGGAAGGATTACTGTTTTGATGGTGCATGAGGTGAGTTAAGGGCTTTGAAATGATgatgagaagaagaaaagatgaggcAAAGGTCATGAGTCCAATGTTTCCTAGGCTTCATGTGAATGATACAGAGAAAGGGGGGCCAAAGGCACCTCCAAGGAACAAAATGGCTCTCTATGAGCAACTCAGTATCCCTTCCCAACGGTTCAACTCAGCACTCCCACTTCCACCAAATAATACCAATAGCTTGGTTCCTTCAATATCATCAAGCCATGTAAGTTTGCTGATTTTTCTTAAACCATATGATGCAATAGTTTTCTTCCTTTCTTAATCAGAAGGTTATTCATATTTGTAGGGTGAAGGTAATGAAAGTAGTATGTTTATGCCATTCGAAAACTCCCATGAACCTTCAAGTTTGGCTGAGAAGTTCCATTCCTATTCCATCCATGGGGCTAAAATAAGTAGCACAAAAGAAAATCAACATAATCAATTCCCCAAAGCTACTGATTACCATAGTTCGGATACCACTCCATCAACTACTGCAGTTTGTAAAAGTACATTTCTATCTCCCCACTTCTCCAACTTTAAGAAATTTTCTCCAAGGAAGCTAGGGCATGATGATGACCTTAGGGTTCCTACCTCTGTTCTGTCCGGAATAGATCGAAGCTGCAGTTGCAATAAGCACGGTGAAAATCAGGAACGTTTCCCAGAATTGAACTTGAGTTATTCAATGCAACTTCGAAGTGCTAATGAAATTTCTGTAGGTCCAAAGTCTAAAAGATATGTAGAGAACCAAGCTGAGGAGAATGGAAGATTGTTTCGAAGCAATCAAGACTTTTGGCTGATACATCATCCAACCTGTCAACCAAAATGAAGAACTCAAAATCGTTAAAACGTCCCCATAATTCCTgtaacaaagaaaacaaaatcagCTCAGTGGATATACTAAACGGTGAGGTTCGTGCAAATGCTTGGTTGCATCATGAATCTGGCAGATCTCTGGAAAATGCTTCCAATGTGAGAAACGAGTCATGCTCGAGACAATCACTTGGAGTTGATAATGGCAGTCTGAATGCGCTTGAAACCAGATATAAAACTCATGAAGAAAAAAATGCTGGGACAACGCAAGTCAGGGGTCTAAACAGACATAATAAGGTCCCAAGTACCTCCATGCTGGAGTCTGTATATTGTTTGAATATGTGCCCTGATGATATTGTGGGAATAATAGGTCAAAAGCATTTCTGGAAAGTACGAATAGCTATTATCGAGTAAGTATCCCACTTCTGTTGTTACGTGCATGCACCTCTGCTAATGAACATCAGAAGTATGTGGAATGTTGAATTTTGTTCTACACAGCTGCATTTTAAGTCACTTTCATTAGCTTTCTCCATAAATCAATGCAGACTCGATTACCCTGCTTTTGCATATTGGAGACAATGAACTCTAAGaatttgtgaaagttttgtaGTATGTGCATGGTGTCTTTCAGTTCATGATAAGAAATTGTTGACTAGGTGTGTACCCTGCAGATACCCTTCGGTCATACCGTTTTTTAAATGGTTGACATATCGCTGTTCATGTCATTTCAAGTAATTTCGGTTCAACTTACACAGCGGATCATCATCTCCTTGGGGTTTTTCTCCACCTGGAAGTCAGTGGTTAGTTCCTGTAATGTCTCCTTCCGAAGGACTTGTCTACAAGCCATACGCAGGGCCTTGTCCTCCAACTGCAGGTATCTTGGCACCGGTTTATGGCAGCTGTGGTCCTCTGAACCTAGCCACGGGAGGTGGGGACTTTCTGAGCTCAACTTATGGTGTTTCTGCTTCTTACCAGCAGGGATTTGGGATTCTTCCTGGCAACCCTCCCATAGGTCAGACCTATTTTCCACATTACGGCACGCCAGTTAGGAATCCATCCGTTTCCGGCTCAGTAGTTGAGTAGGTGAGCCCGTTTACTGGAGTCAAATCAATGGGCAATCGGTTATCAACAGGTGATGTGAACTTCACCATAGCTCAACAGAGTTCTTGCAACATATCAAGTCAGATGAGTCAAGCGATCTCATTTTGTGTTACAAAACTGCCTGCGTCGAAAGAGAGCGAAATACAAGCAAGTACAGCAAGTAGTCCCTCTGAGAGGACAAAAGGGGATGCACTTCCTCTTTTTCCAACCAAACCCACAACTCAGGCATGTACTCACAAAGCTGATACTAGTGGGCAGCAAACACGGGTAATTAAGGTTGTACCGCAAAACCGCAAATTAGCAACCGAATCAGCAGCTCGGATCTTCCAGTCTAtacaagaagaaagaaaacagttagattagatttttgaatctAATATGACCTACTTCACACGGAAAATGACTGCATACTCTTCGTCAAATATTTGATGTTTATCTATCTGTAACTCTTATATGCTAATAACATGTACATAGGCAACTTAAGGTTGAAAAGTTGCATTTTATGGTCAACAGCCTTTTCCAAACATGCAGTTTTTGCTGCAAATACTGGCCGTGTTAGGAAATCATATATCAAGCATGTACTACACCGAACTCCTGGAATTATCAAGGATTGCAAGTCTGTGCTTCAAAAACTTTAGCCTCAGACACCTGAGTGCTTTGAATACTCTGCAATCTTAGAAGTAGCTTTCATGTTCACATTGATGTTGAAATATTGCCCAGACCTAGCATTTCTTGATAGCCTATGAACAATAGAACTTACAATTATAAAATCCAACCACCTGGATTCATGAAGCTAGGACTTGGGATTATTGAAAAGGATGGTTAGAACaaacttttagcatgcaaatggaAATTATGCATCAATTTTATTGATTTGCGATGGCTCTACAAGCACTTGTCAGAATATCCAGGGCCACCATAAAAGAAATGGGTACCAAAGTTGTTGAGGTTTCCCATTTGTAAATAATAGCATTCAGGATTTGTCACATTTGGAAGAACATCTTCAGCGTCTTTTATAGCTTCAGACTCATTCATGTACCTAATGATTCGGAAATAACTTGCTTTCTTAAAGCCTTAATTAGGAAAATGGCCGCTTCCCATTTGAGTAGAGTGTGAGGGCCTAGTAATCTGTAATTAACAATCTCCGCACCCCAAGTTATTCCTCTGTCAGATAATCTGTTGAAGATTGAACCTGGCCAGTAACCTAAATCTATTTCCTGTATCCTCAGCCACTAGTTTCCACTTTGGTTGTCCTGAAACGTTTTCCATTGGGTCATTTTATGTTTGGAAATGACTAATCTTAACGAAAAACAACTTTCGACCTAAAAAAACTGAGTAAACAGCAATAGCCTTGAACAAGAAAATGTGTTTTACCTTGTGCATATAAATGCTCATCTCAATTTGCTCGCCTGCATAGGTGGAAACAGGTTCTATCTTCCCGCCGAGACCCAACTTATTGCTGGTTTGCACAAATCCAGGACATTCAGGGTTATAGCAACCGGTTCTTTGATAGCCATCGCTCTAAACATTCCCCAAACAATATGAACCGTGATAGTTTGATTATTTAACAAGATGTTTGAGATACATATAGGAGGAATCAAGTAAACTTACTGTCCAATGTGATTATAGTAAGTTCATAAGCCAGGCCAAAGTGATTCAAAACAAGGGAAGGGTTATGATATGAATGAGAAATTTTCCATGGGAAAAAAACTCACCTGCCATCCAGCTTCCATGGTGTTTACTTCATCTCTCTGGCCACCAAACCCAAATTTGTGCTAAGCTAAACTCGTTATTAAATGTTGCTGGTTTTCATATTGTTAGaattaacatgttttaatctcgttttaaatgtgtttttgggTCATTATTCGatattaattgtgaattttatacccctaatattttaaattcatattttaatgctTAATAAAGTAGAACGAAAAACAAGCAAAAAACTGGAGTGTTGGAGTAAGCTACAAGAGCCATATGGGCTGAGCTATTTCACACAGCTAGACCATACAGACGTGTGGTAGACTGTCGATTTCACGGGATTTCACCCTGAATTGCGAAAAATCACGATTTTTAAGTTGTTTGGACATTTTGAggcatatatataacaaaaataagaagatagaagAGAGCTGTCagagaatataaaaaaaacaactcgaaaaatacTATTGAAACCGACTTTGAAGCAGATTTTCGTCAAGATTGAAGACTCTTAGTTGATTTCTTAGTAAGTTATAATGAGTTTCTTTTTTTCGATTATATTGTATATTAGATGTGTTATTTTCAAttataaactaattttctaaatacttagGAGAGATAGACTGTATGATAGATTGTgtcgtttaatttttattttatgcaataaatatttagcttcttgttcttaattatgtatgcttaattcttggtttgatatttctaaattattaatttgCGTTTGATCTGGTTAAATCGGAGGTtgaatagaccctatttaagagtaaaTATTgcttgagtggagttgcatgcaatcctagaaata
The sequence above is drawn from the Gossypium hirsutum isolate 1008001.06 chromosome A05, Gossypium_hirsutum_v2.1, whole genome shotgun sequence genome and encodes:
- the LOC107941022 gene encoding protein EARLY FLOWERING 3, whose product is MMMRRRKDEAKVMSPMFPRLHVNDTEKGGPKAPPRNKMALYEQLSIPSQRFNSALPLPPNNTNSLVPSISSSHGEGNESSMFMPFENSHEPSSLAEKFHSYSIHGAKISSTKENQHNQFPKATDYHSSDTTPSTTAVCKSTFLSPHFSNFKKFSPRKLGHDDDLRVPTSVLSGIDRSCSCNKHGENQERFPELNLSYSMQLRSANEISVGPKSKRYVENQAEENGRLFRSNQDFWLIHHPTCQPK